In Candidatus Woesearchaeota archaeon, the DNA window AACTGCAAATGATGGAACAAGCATTGCAAAACTCAGTTCTGCAAAAACAACAATTAAGTACACAATTAATTGAAATAGATTCTGCAATTAAAGAACTTGAAACAACTCCTAAATCATATAAAATTATAGGCAATATAATGATTGACACTAACAAAATTGAATTGACAAAAGATTTAATT includes these proteins:
- a CDS encoding prefoldin subunit beta; amino-acid sequence: MNQELSKETQEKITQLQMMEQALQNSVLQKQQLSTQLIEIDSAIKELETTPKSYKIIGNIMIDTNKIELTKDLIKKKESTELRISTIEKQEQRFQEKAKSMQEELMKEIKGD